A genomic segment from Sparus aurata chromosome 20, fSpaAur1.1, whole genome shotgun sequence encodes:
- the sbk1 gene encoding serine/threonine-protein kinase SBK1, translating to MQDHGGERQVASSLPHSVKASLSLSPSGPGRVGSGGGSPTSKMGYCGGVPVEDMQALAITSLSAADVAKQYEHIRELGKGTYGKVDLVAHRTQGTKMALKFVTKNKTKLKSFLREYSLTGSLSCSPFIIKVLDVLFETEDSYVFGQEYAPAGDLFDIIPPQVGLPEEMVKRCMQQLGLALDFMHSKNLVHRDVKPENVLLFDRECRRIKLADFGMTRRVGCRVKRVSGTIPYTAPEVCRASRAEGFLVTTSLDVWAFGVLVFCMLTGNFPWEAALPADAFYEEFRRWQKAGCPVGTYPSQWRRFTDDALRMFQRLLAAEPEKRCGVKDVFCFVKYELVSELRRRASCRAKRGERSSSGVCTGSCTSSSSSTTPRSSHRHPEPSTPPGTSCLRPAPLKRSVLSDPLSPREESGQHQSPGRDKNKSQMVMATAIEICV from the exons ATGCAGgaccatggaggagagagacaggtcgCCAGCAG TCTGCCCCACAGCGTCAAGGCGAGCCTGTCTCTTTCTCCGTCCGGGCCAGGACGGGTGGGCAGCGGCGGGGGCTCCCCTACGTCCAAGATGGGTTACTGTGGAGGGGTGCCTGTGGAGGACATGCAGGCCCTGGCCATCACCTCTCTGTCGGCAGCAGATGTAGCCAAACAATATGAGCACATCCGTGAGCTGGGGAAGGGCACGTACGGCAAGGTGGACCTGGTGGCGCACCGGACACAGG GTACCAAAATGGCGCTGAAGTTTGTGACCAAGAACAAGACAAAGCTCAAGAGTTTCCTGCGGGAGTACAGTCTAACAGGCTCACTTAGCTGCAGCCCTTTCATTATCAAAGTCCTCGACGTGCTTTTTGAGACGGAAGACAGCTATGTGTTCGGACAAGAATATGCCCCCGCGGGGGACCTTTTCGACATCATCCCCCCACAG gtGGGTCTGCCAGAGGAAATGGTCAAACGCTGCATGCAACAGCTGGGCCTGGCCCTGGACTTCATGCACAGTAAAAACCTGGTGCATCGGGATGTGAAACCTGAGAATGTGCTCCTATTTGACCGCGAGTGCCGCCGCATCAAGCTGGCCGACTTTGGAATGACCCGGCGCGTGGGCTGTCGTGTGAAACGGGTGAGTGGCACCATCCCCTACACAGCGCCAGAGGTGTGCCGCGCTAGCCGCGCTGAGGGTTTCCTTGTGACCACCAGTCTGGACGTGTGGGCGTTCGGTGTTCTGGTCTTCTGTATGCTGACAGGAAATTTCCCCTGGGAGGCAGCGCTGCCGGCCGATGCCTTCTACGAGGAGTTTCGGCGCTGGCAGAAAGCAGGGTGTCCTGTGGGAACGTACCCGTCCCAGTGGCGGCGCTTCACTGATGACGCCCTGCGCATGTTTCAAAGGCTGCTAGCCGCTGAGCCGGAAAAACGCTGTGGAGTCAAGGACGTCTTCTGCTTTGTCAAGTATGAGCTGGTCAGCGAGCTCAGGCGCAGAGCATCTTGCCGAGCCAAGAGAGGGGAGAGGTCCAGCTCGGGAGTGTGCACCGGCAGTTGcacttcctcctcatcctccactaCACCGCGTTCCTCCCACAGACACCCGGAGCCCTCCACCCCTCCGGGGACATCCTGCCTGCGTCCGGCACCACTCAAACGCAGTGTCCTCTCCGACCCGTTGTCTCCCAGAGAGGAGTCTGGACAGCACCAGTCTCCAGGCCGAGACAAGAACAAAAGCCAGATGGTGATGGCAACTGCCATCGAGATCTGTGTGTGA
- the decr2 gene encoding peroxisomal 2,4-dienoyl-CoA reductase [(3E)-enoyl-CoA-producing] isoform X1 yields MAEHQGKGEMLPEDVGTDDCLTSYTHVYSPDLLKDQVAFITGGGSGIGLRIAEIFMRHGCDTVIASRNLDKLKEAAKKLSAASGRRCLPLCLDVRQPESIAAAVDETLKEFGRIDILINNAAGNFLCPAASLSFNAFKTVMEIDTMGTFNTSKVVYEKWFQNHGGNIVNISATLGYRGQGLQVHAGSAKAANDAMTKHLAVEWGPSGVRVNTVAPGPVSGTEGFRRLGGPRGEAAGAFQSIPLQRAGNKTEMAHCTLFLASRVSSYVTGAILVADGGAWLTSPNDVSMLLGYWSPDKKRDK; encoded by the exons ATGGCAGAGCATCAGGGAAAAGGAGAGATGTTGCCGGAAGATGTCGGCACAGATGACTGCCTGACTTCGTACACACACGTCTACAGTCCAGACTTACTGAA AGATCAGGTTGCGTTTATCACAGGCGGAGGATCTGGCATTGGACTCAGGATAGCTGAAATCTTCATGAG gcaCGGCTGTGACACAGTGATTGCGAGCAGGAACTTGGACAAGCTCAAAGAG GCAGCTAAAAAGCTGTCTGCTGCGTCAGGGCGCCGCTGTCTCCCTTTGTGTTTAGATGTGAGGCAGCCTGAGAGCATCGCAGCAGCTGTGGATGAGACACTGAAAGAGTTCGGTCGCATAGACATTCTCATTAACA ATGCTGCTGGAAACTTCCTCTGCCCGGCTGCATCGCTCTCCTTTAACGCCTTCAAGACAGTAATGGAGATAGATACCATGGGTACATTCAACACCAGCAAGGTGGTTTATGAGAAGTGGTTCCAG aATCATGGTGGCAACATAGTgaacatctctgcaacacttGGATACCGGGGACAGGGCCTCCAGGTGCATGCTGGCTCTGCTAAGGCTGCAAATG ATGCTATGACCAAGCACCTGGCAGTGGAGTGGGGGCCCAGTGGGGTGAGAGTCAATACTGTGGCTCCAGGTCCCGTCTCTGGCACCGAGGGCTTCCGCAGACTGG GCGGTCCCAGAGGAGAGGCTGCTGGTGCGTTCCAGTCCATCCCTTTGCAGCGGGCAGGCAACAAGACCGAGATGGCCCACTGCACTCTTTTCCTGGCCAGCCGGGTCTCCTCCTACGTGACCGGAGCCATCCTGGTGGCGGATGGTGGAGCTTGGCTGACCTCACCCAACGATGTCTCCATGCTGTTGG GTTATTGGTCACCTGACAAGAAAAGAGACAAGTAA
- the decr2 gene encoding peroxisomal 2,4-dienoyl-CoA reductase [(3E)-enoyl-CoA-producing] isoform X2 — MAEHQGKGEMLPEDVGTDDCLTSYTHVYSPDLLKDQVAFITGGGSGIGLRIAEIFMRHGCDTVIASRNLDKLKEAAKKLSAASGRRCLPLCLDVRQPESIAAAVDETLKEFGRIDILINNAAGNFLCPAASLSFNAFKTVMEIDTMGTFNTSKVVYEKWFQNHGGNIVNISATLGYRGQGLQVHAGSAKAANDAMTKHLAVEWGPSGVRVNTVAPGPVSGTEGFRRLGGPRGEAAGAFQSIPLQRAGNKTEMAHCTLFLASRVSSYVTGAILVADGGAWLTSPNDVSMLLGIASSKSAKL, encoded by the exons ATGGCAGAGCATCAGGGAAAAGGAGAGATGTTGCCGGAAGATGTCGGCACAGATGACTGCCTGACTTCGTACACACACGTCTACAGTCCAGACTTACTGAA AGATCAGGTTGCGTTTATCACAGGCGGAGGATCTGGCATTGGACTCAGGATAGCTGAAATCTTCATGAG gcaCGGCTGTGACACAGTGATTGCGAGCAGGAACTTGGACAAGCTCAAAGAG GCAGCTAAAAAGCTGTCTGCTGCGTCAGGGCGCCGCTGTCTCCCTTTGTGTTTAGATGTGAGGCAGCCTGAGAGCATCGCAGCAGCTGTGGATGAGACACTGAAAGAGTTCGGTCGCATAGACATTCTCATTAACA ATGCTGCTGGAAACTTCCTCTGCCCGGCTGCATCGCTCTCCTTTAACGCCTTCAAGACAGTAATGGAGATAGATACCATGGGTACATTCAACACCAGCAAGGTGGTTTATGAGAAGTGGTTCCAG aATCATGGTGGCAACATAGTgaacatctctgcaacacttGGATACCGGGGACAGGGCCTCCAGGTGCATGCTGGCTCTGCTAAGGCTGCAAATG ATGCTATGACCAAGCACCTGGCAGTGGAGTGGGGGCCCAGTGGGGTGAGAGTCAATACTGTGGCTCCAGGTCCCGTCTCTGGCACCGAGGGCTTCCGCAGACTGG GCGGTCCCAGAGGAGAGGCTGCTGGTGCGTTCCAGTCCATCCCTTTGCAGCGGGCAGGCAACAAGACCGAGATGGCCCACTGCACTCTTTTCCTGGCCAGCCGGGTCTCCTCCTACGTGACCGGAGCCATCCTGGTGGCGGATGGTGGAGCTTGGCTGACCTCACCCAACGATGTCTCCATGCTGTTGGGTATAGCCTCCTCTAAATCTGCTAAACTCTGA
- the LOC115570591 gene encoding retinol dehydrogenase 13: MSKYILPASVFGTVFGIAVLLKNHVTGGRCPSKATIKGKTVVITGANTGIGKATARELAQRGGRIIMGCRDMEKCEEAAKDIRGETLNPHVYACRLDLASMKSIREFAQRIKQEEQRVDVLINNAGVMRCPAWKTEDGFDMQFGVNHLGHFLLTNLLLDKLKESAPSRVINLASLAHIVGKMDFEDLNWEKKKFDTKQAYCQSKLANVLFTRELAKRLQGTGVTVNSVHPGIVATELGRHTGLHQSPFSSSVLSPFFTLLVKSPELGAQPSVYLAVSEEMEGVTGRYYDVMTEKEPAPQSLDEEAARRLWEVSSRLVGLEEEGQSVKSNPPAEGQNKAAQTDPGQGPGPAISAVGL; this comes from the exons ATGAGCAAATATATTCTACCAGCGTCTGTGTTTGGGACCGTGTTTGGAATCGCTGTGTTGCTAAA GAACCATGTGACGGGAGGCCGGTGTCCCAGTAAGGCGACCATTAAAGGGAAAACTGTGGTCATAACAGGAGCCAACACAGGCATCGGGAAAGCGACGGCCCGAGAACTGGCCCAGAGAG GGGGTCGCATCATCATGGGATGTCGGGACATGGAGAAGTGCGAGGAGGCTGCGAAGGACATTCGAGGGGAGACCCTGAATCCTCACGTTTACGCGTGTCGCCTCGACCTGGCCTCCATGAAGTCCATCCGAGAGTTTGCGCAGAGGATCAAAcaag AGGAGCAGCGTGTGGATGTACTGATAAACAACGCAGGGGTCATGAGATGTCCAGCGTGGAAGACGGAAGACGGCTTCGACATGCAGTTTGGAGTCAACCACTTAG GCCACTTCTTGTTGACAAATCTTCTGCTGGATAAGTTGAAAGAGTCCGCCCCCAGCAGAGTGATCAACCTGGCCTCACTCGCCCACATCGTTGGGAAGATGGACTTCGAGGACCTGAActgggagaagaagaagtttgaTACCAAGCAGGCGTACTGTCAGAGCAAGCTTGCCAACGTTCTGTTCACGAGGGAGCTCGCCAAGCGATTACAAG gcaCGGGAGTCACAGTGAATTCTGTGCACCCAGGCATTGTTGCCACGGAGCTCGGGAGGCACACGGGTCTGCACCAATCACCGTTCTCGAGCTCCGTGCTCA GTCCCTTTTTCACCCTGTTGGTGAAGAGCCCTGAGCTGGGGGCCCAGCCCAGCGTCTACCTGGCCGTGTctgaggagatggagggggTGACGGGGAGGTATTACGATGTGATGACAGAAAAGGAACCAGCGCCCCAGTCCCTAGATGAGGAGGCCGCTCGCAGGCTGTGGGAGGTCAGCAGCAGGCTGGTGGGTCTGGAGGAAGAGGGACAGTCGGTCAAGTCAAACCCACCGGCAGAAGGCCAGAACAAAGCTGCACAGACTGACCCGGGACAGGGCCCAGGACCAGCCATCAGTGCTGTTGGGCTATAG
- the decr2 gene encoding peroxisomal 2,4-dienoyl-CoA reductase [(3E)-enoyl-CoA-producing] isoform X3, whose product MRHGCDTVIASRNLDKLKEAAKKLSAASGRRCLPLCLDVRQPESIAAAVDETLKEFGRIDILINNAAGNFLCPAASLSFNAFKTVMEIDTMGTFNTSKVVYEKWFQNHGGNIVNISATLGYRGQGLQVHAGSAKAANDAMTKHLAVEWGPSGVRVNTVAPGPVSGTEGFRRLGGPRGEAAGAFQSIPLQRAGNKTEMAHCTLFLASRVSSYVTGAILVADGGAWLTSPNDVSMLLGYWSPDKKRDK is encoded by the exons ATGAG gcaCGGCTGTGACACAGTGATTGCGAGCAGGAACTTGGACAAGCTCAAAGAG GCAGCTAAAAAGCTGTCTGCTGCGTCAGGGCGCCGCTGTCTCCCTTTGTGTTTAGATGTGAGGCAGCCTGAGAGCATCGCAGCAGCTGTGGATGAGACACTGAAAGAGTTCGGTCGCATAGACATTCTCATTAACA ATGCTGCTGGAAACTTCCTCTGCCCGGCTGCATCGCTCTCCTTTAACGCCTTCAAGACAGTAATGGAGATAGATACCATGGGTACATTCAACACCAGCAAGGTGGTTTATGAGAAGTGGTTCCAG aATCATGGTGGCAACATAGTgaacatctctgcaacacttGGATACCGGGGACAGGGCCTCCAGGTGCATGCTGGCTCTGCTAAGGCTGCAAATG ATGCTATGACCAAGCACCTGGCAGTGGAGTGGGGGCCCAGTGGGGTGAGAGTCAATACTGTGGCTCCAGGTCCCGTCTCTGGCACCGAGGGCTTCCGCAGACTGG GCGGTCCCAGAGGAGAGGCTGCTGGTGCGTTCCAGTCCATCCCTTTGCAGCGGGCAGGCAACAAGACCGAGATGGCCCACTGCACTCTTTTCCTGGCCAGCCGGGTCTCCTCCTACGTGACCGGAGCCATCCTGGTGGCGGATGGTGGAGCTTGGCTGACCTCACCCAACGATGTCTCCATGCTGTTGG GTTATTGGTCACCTGACAAGAAAAGAGACAAGTAA